The uncultured Subdoligranulum sp. genomic sequence GGCGTTCACCACACGGGCCCCCAGGTTGAAGGCCAGCGTCACCGCCTCGCCTGCCAGCACCGGAATACACAGGCGCAGCGCCGGGCGCACCCGGCCGGTGTACATCCAGAAAAGGCCGAACAGCGGCACAAAATAGACAAAACCGATCTCAAAGGTGGCGCAGGCGTGGAACATGCAGTATCCGCCCAGCACTGCCCAGCGCTTGTGGCCGGTGTCCTGCCAGCGCAGCACACACAGCCCCGCCAGCAGCACCGGCAGCAGCGCACTCTGCACCAGGGCGCCGTAGGAATACAGGCTGTTGCCGGTGGAGTCCTGCCACAGGGAGAACATCATGGGCAGCGTGCAGAAGCACAGCGCCCCCACCTTGGCGTTGCGAGCCGCCTTGCCCACCAGCCAGGCCGCCAGCGCAATATCGGCGTAAGTCCAGGCCAGGATGTAAAGACGATACCCCACCAGGTCGCCCAGGAAATAGCTGGTCCAGCCAATCTCCGGCGGGGAGGAAAAGGGGCGGAACCGCCCCACCTGCAGAAGGAACTGGGGCAGAATGGATTTCCAGTTGGCCGCCAGCACCTCCCAGAAGGTGTGATGGGTGGCATAATAGTAGTTCTGCAGGTTGATGATCTCGTCATCGCCGCCCAGCGGCGCACAGGTGATGATGCTGAGATACCACCACCCCGCCGCCAGCGACAGCAGACATACCGCCGGCCAGAACCAGCGGGTTTGGGTCCAGGTTTTCCGTTCCATACGTTCTCCCGTCGCGTTACTCCAGCGGGATGTAGTAGATCATACCGCTTTCGTGCTCGATCACATCGTCCTCGCTGCAGCCGGCCGCTTCCATCAGGTCCGCCAGCGTCTGCTGCTGGTCCTCCACGGCATAGCCGTCCAGATTCAGGTAGATGCCCGCCACACCCTGGGCGCGCAGTTCCGCCACCATCTCGTCGGGAGGCAGCTCACTGGTTTCCCGGTACCAGACATCATTCTCGGTGCCATAGCCTGCGCCGTAGCTGAACCGCAGCTTGTCGCTGTGCAACGGCGCCCGCAGCTGGGTGTAATCCCACATATTGTTCACCGAGCCGTTCTCAAAGTTCTTCATATAGGGCAGCTGGAAGATCACGTCCCCTGCCTCGGTGACCTCTTCCACCTGGTCCATGAACGCCTGGTCCTGGTACCACATGGTCTGGACTTCCTCGTACTTGGGCACAAACAGGCCCTGCTGCTCCCAGTAGCCGTAAGCCAGAACCAGAGCCAGCACCACGGCAAAGATCTGCCGGCGGCGGCTCTTGTGATTCTGCAGGAAATGCTCGGCCCAAAGGCCCACCGCCAGCAGCGCAAAGAAGGCAATATAGGGGCTGATCCGGTTGTAGCCCCGGATATACCGCACCAGAATGCCGATCAGTCCGCCGAAGCTGGCGATGGAGGCCAGCAGCAGCGCCGCCACATTCAGGCGGCCGAGCAGCCAGAGACGGTCCCCCAGCCGGGGTGTCTCCGTCCGGCCGGCCTGCCAGGGGCGGTTATGGAACAGCAGCACCAGCAGCGCCAGAAAGCCCGCGATGCCCACAATGCCCAGATAGCCGTAGGAATTTTCGTTGTACATGGGGCCTTCGTCGGTGGCCAGCAGATGGAAGTACCGCTGGAGCCAGTTGGCCAGCTTGTCCCAGCCGTAGCCGTTGGGCGAAAGCAGCAGGCTGCTGATGCGCAGGCTGTAGATGTCCGCCCCGATGGGGCTGCGGTAGACGCCGTTGGTCAGCGTGCTGCCCTGCCCCGACAGGATGCCCAGCACCATGGGGAAGAAGTCGGGAATCATCCAGGCGACGATCTCGCCGATGGTGAGGAAACAGGGCACGCCAGCCGAGAGTTTCCGGTCCCGCAGCATCAGGCAGAGGGCCGTGATGCAGAGGAAAAAGCAGGTAAAATAGGGGTAGTAGGCCGCACCGTTGTTGGCGATGCCCCAGGCAAAGGCGATGGCCAGCCAGTTGCGCGGCTTGCGGAAGAATCCCTTGCCGGGCCGCCCGAAGGTGGGGTCCTCGGCGCACCAGAGACAGAGCAGCACCGAGAACGGCACGAATTCCACCGCGGCCAGCATCATATGGCCGGCCAGCCGCTGCTGCACGTAGGGGCACAGCCCGAAGGTCAGACCGAAGGCGAAGGCGAGCCAGCGGCGCATGCCGGTCATGCGGAAAACCGCATACCCGGCCAGGGCGTTGGCAAAGGGGATGACCAGCACATACAGATTGAAGACCGTGCCGGTATCCTTGGTGAACAGCCCCACAAAGGCCACGAACAGATCATAGATCAGATCGTAGTTGGGATCATAGGGGCTGGGCGGCTGGTAGAAGGGCCAGCCCAGGGAGCCGGTCAGCTCGCCGTAGCTGCGCTGTACCTGCCCCACCCAGTAGATGCCGTCGCCGCCGTAGAGCATAGGGGCATGCCAGTCCAGCCGCCACAGTTGGAAGAAGAAATATTCGGTGGCCGCTACCGCGGCCACCAGCAGCAGGACGGTCAGGATCTCCCGCCCCATATTTTGCTTGATTTTCTGTGTCATAGAACTCCTTATTCGCCGCGCTGCATCGCTGCCACATAGGCGTCACAGACTTCCTCCGCCGGGCCGTCACCCCGCAGATGCCCGTGGTCAATCCAGATAGCCCGCTTGCACAACTGCTTGACCTGGTTGATGTCGTGGCTGACGAAGAGCAGCGTAGTGCCGCCCGAGAGCATCTTCTCCATACGCTGATGGCATTTTTGCTGGAACATGAAATCGCCCACCGAGAGGATCTCGTCGCAGGCCAGGATCTCGGCCTCCACCTCGGTGGCGATGGAAAAGCCCAGCCGGGCAATCATGCCGCTGGAATAGTTTTTGACCGGCACATCCACGAAATCCCACAGTTCGGCAAAATCAATGATGTTTTTGAAGTGCTGCTCCATGTAGTCACGGTCATGGCCCAGCACCGCACCGTTGAGGAAGACGTTTTCCCGGGCGGTGAGTTCCAGGTCAAAGCCGGCGCCCAGCTCGATAAGGGGCGCAATCTCTCCGTTGACCCGCACCGTGCCGCGGGTGGGATACATGACCCCGGCGATGAGCTTGAGCATGGTGCTCTTGCCGCTGCCGTTGCGGCCGATGAGGGCCACCGACTCTCCCTGCTCGATGGAAAAGGAGACATTCTGCAGCGCGTAGAATTCATTGAAAAAAAGCTGGTGTTTGAGCAGCTTGACGGCATACTCTTTCAGTGTCTCGGTTTTTTCCTGCGCCAGGTTGAAGCGCATCGAGACATCTTGCACCTGAATGATGGGCATAACGGGCGGCTCCTTACAGATACAGAATAAAGTTGCGCTGCAGTTTGCGGAAGGCCGCAAGCCCCAGCACCATCATGATGACCGCGCAGGCAATGCAGGCGAACCAGGTGTTGGGCCCCGGCACAAAGCCGTACATGACCAGGCAGCGCAGGCAGTTGATGTAGTGATACAGCGGGTTCAGCTTGACGATCTGCTGCATAAAGCCCGGCAGCTGGGACAGCGGGTAGAACAATGGCGTGGCGTACATCCAGGCCATGGTCAGAATACCGTAGAGATACTGCAGGTCCCGGAAATACACCGCCAGGGCCGACAGCAGCAGTGCCATACCGCAGCAGAACAGAAACAGCAGCACCAGCGGCGCCCAGACCAGCAGCAGCGTGGGATAGAGGGGCGACCGGGTGATGAGCATGACCAGCAGGATGGCCGCCAGGCTGAACAGCAGGTTCACAAAGCTGGACACCACCCGGCTGATGGGAAAAATAAACTTGGGCACGTAGACTTTTTTAATGAGTGAGGAGTTGCCCAGCACGCTGCCCATGCCCATGTTGGTGCTCTCGTTGAAGAAGTTGAACAGTGTGTTGCCGCAGATCAGATACAACGGATAGTTAGGGATGTCGAAGCGGAACATGTACGAAAAGACCAGCGTCTGGAGCAGCATCATAAGCAGCGGGTTGAGAATACTCCACACGTAGCCCAGAAAGCTGCGGCGGTATTTGACCTTGAGGTCACGGGTGACCAGCTCCCGGATCAGCGGGC encodes the following:
- a CDS encoding ABC transporter ATP-binding protein, with protein sequence MPIIQVQDVSMRFNLAQEKTETLKEYAVKLLKHQLFFNEFYALQNVSFSIEQGESVALIGRNGSGKSTMLKLIAGVMYPTRGTVRVNGEIAPLIELGAGFDLELTARENVFLNGAVLGHDRDYMEQHFKNIIDFAELWDFVDVPVKNYSSGMIARLGFSIATEVEAEILACDEILSVGDFMFQQKCHQRMEKMLSGGTTLLFVSHDINQVKQLCKRAIWIDHGHLRGDGPAEEVCDAYVAAMQRGE
- a CDS encoding ABC transporter permease, whose product is MQHQSEGQLRTSWGHFKKYRPLIRELVTRDLKVKYRRSFLGYVWSILNPLLMMLLQTLVFSYMFRFDIPNYPLYLICGNTLFNFFNESTNMGMGSVLGNSSLIKKVYVPKFIFPISRVVSSFVNLLFSLAAILLVMLITRSPLYPTLLLVWAPLVLLFLFCCGMALLLSALAVYFRDLQYLYGILTMAWMYATPLFYPLSQLPGFMQQIVKLNPLYHYINCLRCLVMYGFVPGPNTWFACIACAVIMMVLGLAAFRKLQRNFILYL